In Bacteroidota bacterium, a single window of DNA contains:
- the rho gene encoding transcription termination factor Rho, whose protein sequence is MYDILELNDKLVSELKEIARLMNLPNYDDFRKQELIYKILDQQALHPEESKNIRENLGSKAPAKAAKAEKTEKPEKAEAKETAAPVEKSAPSKQVAEDDNQSGRPKRKRVSPVEDSEVKKAPIVLEPSVKTPPIRQTPTPQVAAPAASNETAERTEQVSSRPQVRNDFENRPQPQTQFQPAQSQFNNLPSGQTGNFSNQNNNNNNFRQRGSFAPEPPIDPETLIAVDGVLEIMPDGFGFLRSSDFNYLTSPDDVYVNQQQIKLYGLKTGDTVRGYVRPPREGEKYFPFVKVEYINGLDPAIVRDRIHFDYLTPLFPYQKLNLSGDKSNYSTRIMDMFAPIGKGQRGLIVAQPKTGKTMLLKDVANAIAANHPEVYMIILLIDERPEEVTDMARSVKAEVVASTFDEPAERHVKIANIVLEKAKRLVECGHDVVILLDSITRLARAYNTVAPASGKVLSGGVEANALHKPKRFFGSARKIENGGSLTIIATALIDTGSRMDEVIFEEFKGTGNMELQLDRKISNKRLFPAIDLVASSTRREDMLLDKEMLQRMWILRNHLADMNPLEAMEFMLDRIRGTKSNEEFLVSMNA, encoded by the coding sequence ATGTACGATATACTTGAATTAAATGACAAACTCGTAAGTGAGTTAAAAGAAATTGCAAGACTGATGAACCTTCCTAACTACGATGATTTTCGTAAGCAGGAATTGATTTACAAAATTTTAGATCAGCAAGCTTTGCATCCTGAAGAATCAAAAAACATTCGCGAAAATCTTGGCTCGAAAGCTCCTGCAAAAGCTGCGAAAGCAGAAAAAACTGAGAAGCCGGAAAAAGCTGAAGCAAAAGAAACTGCTGCTCCTGTAGAAAAGTCTGCGCCGTCAAAACAAGTTGCTGAAGACGACAATCAAAGTGGTCGCCCAAAACGAAAACGTGTTTCTCCGGTAGAAGATTCAGAAGTAAAGAAAGCTCCAATTGTACTTGAGCCAAGTGTGAAGACACCTCCGATTCGTCAGACTCCCACTCCACAGGTTGCTGCTCCCGCAGCTTCAAATGAAACTGCAGAAAGAACTGAACAAGTTAGTAGTCGTCCGCAAGTCAGAAATGATTTTGAAAATCGTCCACAACCACAGACACAATTTCAGCCCGCACAAAGTCAATTCAACAATTTACCATCCGGACAAACCGGCAATTTTAGTAACCAGAATAATAACAATAATAACTTTCGTCAAAGAGGAAGTTTCGCACCTGAACCACCAATCGATCCGGAAACTCTCATCGCTGTAGATGGTGTTCTGGAGATCATGCCTGATGGATTTGGTTTTTTACGTTCAAGTGATTTTAATTACCTGACATCACCGGATGATGTTTATGTAAATCAGCAACAGATAAAATTATACGGACTAAAGACCGGTGATACTGTAAGAGGTTACGTTCGTCCTCCACGTGAAGGCGAAAAATATTTTCCATTCGTAAAAGTAGAATACATCAATGGACTTGATCCTGCAATTGTGCGTGACCGGATCCATTTCGATTATCTTACTCCACTATTCCCTTACCAGAAATTAAATCTTAGTGGCGACAAGTCGAATTATTCAACACGGATAATGGACATGTTTGCACCGATAGGAAAAGGACAACGTGGATTGATCGTTGCTCAGCCGAAGACAGGTAAAACAATGTTGCTGAAAGATGTTGCCAATGCAATTGCAGCAAATCATCCGGAAGTGTACATGATCATTCTTTTGATCGACGAACGTCCGGAAGAGGTAACAGATATGGCAAGAAGTGTAAAAGCAGAAGTTGTTGCTTCTACATTCGATGAGCCTGCTGAGCGTCACGTAAAGATTGCAAACATAGTATTGGAAAAAGCAAAACGCCTAGTTGAGTGCGGACATGATGTTGTTATCCTGTTAGATTCGATAACACGTCTGGCTCGTGCATATAATACAGTTGCTCCTGCAAGTGGAAAAGTTCTTTCCGGTGGTGTGGAAGCAAATGCACTTCACAAACCAAAAAGATTTTTCGGATCGGCTCGTAAGATAGAGAATGGCGGAAGCTTAACGATCATTGCAACAGCATTGATTGATACAGGTTCAAGAATGGACGAGGTTATCTTCGAAGAATTCAAAGGAACAGGAAATATGGAATTGCAGTTGGATCGTAAGATCTCTAACAAGCGTCTCTTCCCTGCTATTGATCTTGTAGCATCAAGTACACGTCGTGAAGACATGTTGCTTGATAAAGAAATGCTGCAACGTATGTGGATCCTGAGAAATCACCTTGCAGACATGAACCCACTGGAAGCAATGGAATTTATGCTTGACAGAATTCGCGGAACTAAGTCGAATGAGGAGTTTTTAGTCTCGATGAATGCGTAA
- a CDS encoding protein BatD produces MKINQNELKYIKYDKSVWKNYSFLSCHIHVSFHTAIKAQNEKLTASASATTIATGEQVQITYSLNASGKGFKAPTFQDFNVVMGPSQSQQMQIINGSVSQTISFTYVLQATKEGVFKFGAAEITVGSSKIYSNPLTITVTKGNPQAKSQGNQGQNNNSQENTIEGGGKNVFIKAFVDKTNSYQGEGIVVTYKLYFTKMSILDYAPSKFPSFTGFWQQEIVLPQQIEFHPETYDGVSYNVAEIKKIVLFPQRAGTLIVDPMEAQVIARVQIKKQQQQKSNDPFSQFFNDPFFNNPFFNNSVRDVKVNLKSDPIKIAVKSLPAGAPVDFSGAVGRLSCEVSLDKKETKANEAVTLKVKISGKGNIKLVESPKITFPPDFESYDPKENSNINANNSGVSGTKTFEYLIIPRNAGDFKIPISSFIYFDLEKKQYVGIDFPDMMLKVTKGDGNSVTVSGNVQRSDVQLLGKDIRFIKTQTPDFSRSMDPIFGSPLFYSLIGAPALLFFVLLGVRRRNEKLMGNVSLVKSQRANKAAMKRLSAAKKYLSSNEKDKFLDEMFRALWGFIGDKLQIPVADLSKEKVATELTAKNVDESIIKQFIDTIDSCEFARFAGGIADSNESIYQKGIDIITKLEGSIK; encoded by the coding sequence ATGCTTCCGGTAAAGGCTTTAAGGCTCCTACGTTTCAGGATTTTAATGTTGTAATGGGGCCGAGTCAAAGTCAGCAGATGCAGATCATTAATGGGTCCGTTTCTCAAACAATTTCATTTACATATGTTCTGCAAGCTACAAAAGAAGGAGTGTTTAAATTTGGAGCTGCAGAGATCACTGTTGGGTCCAGTAAAATTTATAGTAATCCATTAACTATTACAGTAACTAAAGGCAATCCGCAAGCTAAAAGCCAGGGTAACCAAGGACAGAATAATAACTCTCAAGAAAATACAATTGAAGGTGGAGGTAAAAATGTTTTTATAAAAGCATTTGTCGACAAAACAAATTCTTATCAGGGAGAAGGCATTGTTGTAACGTATAAACTATACTTTACTAAAATGTCGATACTTGACTACGCACCTTCAAAATTCCCTTCATTCACAGGTTTCTGGCAACAGGAAATTGTTTTGCCACAACAAATCGAATTTCATCCTGAGACATATGATGGAGTAAGTTACAATGTCGCTGAGATAAAAAAAATTGTTCTTTTTCCACAACGCGCCGGAACTCTTATTGTTGACCCAATGGAAGCACAGGTAATTGCCCGTGTTCAAATTAAAAAACAACAGCAACAAAAGAGTAATGATCCATTCAGCCAGTTTTTCAATGACCCATTCTTCAATAATCCATTTTTCAATAATAGCGTAAGGGACGTAAAAGTAAATTTGAAAAGTGATCCCATTAAAATTGCTGTAAAGTCGCTTCCAGCAGGAGCACCGGTAGACTTTTCAGGAGCAGTTGGACGACTATCTTGCGAAGTTTCGCTGGACAAAAAAGAAACCAAAGCAAATGAAGCTGTAACGCTGAAAGTAAAAATATCAGGAAAAGGGAATATCAAATTGGTTGAATCTCCAAAAATCACCTTCCCTCCTGATTTCGAAAGTTATGACCCGAAAGAGAATTCAAACATCAATGCAAATAATTCAGGTGTTTCCGGTACAAAGACGTTTGAATATCTGATCATCCCTCGCAATGCCGGAGATTTTAAAATTCCTATCAGTTCATTTATTTATTTTGATCTTGAGAAGAAACAGTATGTAGGAATTGATTTTCCGGACATGATGCTGAAAGTTACAAAAGGTGATGGCAATTCGGTTACAGTTTCAGGCAACGTTCAGAGAAGCGATGTTCAGCTACTTGGAAAAGATATCCGGTTTATTAAAACACAAACTCCGGATTTTAGCAGATCAATGGATCCGATCTTTGGCAGTCCTCTTTTCTATAGTCTGATCGGAGCTCCTGCTCTACTCTTCTTTGTATTACTTGGAGTAAGAAGAAGAAATGAGAAATTAATGGGAAATGTTTCTTTAGTAAAGAGTCAGCGTGCAAATAAAGCAGCAATGAAAAGACTCAGTGCTGCAAAAAAATATCTCAGTTCTAACGAAAAAGATAAATTCCTTGACGAAATGTTCCGCGCGCTATGGGGCTTTATCGGTGACAAACTTCAGATCCCTGTTGCCGATCTGTCAAAAGAAAAAGTTGCGACGGAATTGACGGCTAAAAATGTTGATGAGTCGATCATAAAACAATTTATCGATACAATTGATAGTTGTGAATTTGCAAGATTCGCCGGTGGCATTGCTGACAGCAATGAATCGATCTATCAAAAAGGAATCGATATCATCACCAAATTAGAAGGATCAATTAAATAA
- a CDS encoding tetratricopeptide repeat protein, which yields MKKLSTLLLLFTLSAILFAQKKDALTLFHEANMAYQKQDYAKSISLYEELTKNGNISAEVYFNLGNSYFKEGNVPKAIINYERAKKLAPDDEDITFNLKIASLKVVDRIDNVPEVFYKRWIRNMATILPANTWSIVFVIMIWLVFMTAGFYVFTQRSSMKKVSFISCIIFSILAISTYMLSARSYSISAVEEQAIVISSSVYVKSSPDEKGNDLFILHEGTKVEVLEPFEGWKRSVSLMVQSVG from the coding sequence ATGAAAAAACTCAGCACACTTCTTCTTTTATTCACATTGAGCGCCATTCTATTTGCGCAGAAAAAGGATGCATTAACTTTATTTCATGAAGCTAATATGGCTTATCAGAAGCAGGATTATGCAAAATCAATTTCGCTTTACGAAGAACTGACTAAGAACGGAAATATTTCTGCAGAAGTATACTTCAATCTAGGCAACAGTTATTTCAAAGAAGGCAATGTTCCAAAAGCAATCATCAATTATGAACGTGCAAAAAAACTTGCACCTGACGATGAAGATATCACCTTCAATCTGAAGATAGCTTCATTAAAAGTTGTAGACAGAATCGACAATGTTCCGGAAGTATTTTACAAGAGATGGATTCGTAACATGGCAACTATATTACCGGCCAATACCTGGAGCATTGTATTTGTGATCATGATCTGGCTTGTATTCATGACAGCAGGATTCTATGTTTTCACACAGCGATCTTCAATGAAAAAAGTGAGTTTTATTTCATGCATCATTTTTTCAATCCTGGCAATATCTACTTATATGTTGTCGGCCCGCTCTTATTCTATATCAGCGGTTGAAGAGCAGGCAATTGTAATTTCTTCATCAGTCTATGTAAAAAGTTCACCTGATGAAAAAGGCAATGATCTTTTCATTCTGCATGAAGGAACAAAAGTTGAGGTACTGGAACCATTTGAAGGTTGGAAAAGATCCGTATCGCTAATGGTACAATCGGTTGGTTAA
- a CDS encoding metallophosphoesterase family protein, with product MKKIGLLSDTHGYLDPKVFTLFAECDEIWHAGDWGDEKVSKDLSAFKTLRGVFGNIDGTPIRILHPQDLIFDCEGIKVFITHIGGYPGNYFPEAYKKITIHKPDLFICGHSHILKVIPDKKNNLLHMNPGAAGKHGFHKIRTMLRFHIDNGKIGGLEAIELGLRGTIEGRE from the coding sequence ATGAAAAAAATTGGTTTACTCTCCGACACACATGGCTATTTAGATCCAAAAGTCTTTACACTTTTTGCTGAATGCGATGAGATCTGGCATGCAGGTGACTGGGGCGATGAAAAAGTTTCAAAAGATCTGTCAGCCTTCAAAACACTCAGAGGAGTTTTTGGAAATATCGACGGCACTCCCATTCGGATCTTACATCCGCAAGATCTAATCTTCGATTGCGAAGGCATCAAAGTATTTATTACCCACATCGGAGGTTATCCCGGCAACTATTTTCCTGAAGCCTACAAAAAGATCACCATTCATAAACCCGATCTTTTTATCTGCGGACATTCCCACATCCTCAAAGTAATACCCGACAAAAAAAACAATCTCCTCCACATGAACCCCGGCGCCGCCGGCAAACACGGCTTCCACAAAATAAGAACTATGCTCCGCTTCCACATCGACAATGGAAAGATTGGAGGATTAGAAGCGATTGAGTTGGGACTTCGGGGAACTATAGAAGGTCGTGAGTAG
- a CDS encoding DUF4293 domain-containing protein, with the protein MIQRIQSLFLLGVVILSIVLMYVPVYELVNENVPLTPPDGTEVANTTFTIFNSAILAIINGAVCALALVSIFLYKNRNLQVRAINLALLLTCGLIGLLFFSADSMSTTLQAKVHYLYGTYIPVIWAIFLFAAIRYIKRDEALVRSADRLR; encoded by the coding sequence ATGATACAAAGAATACAGTCGCTTTTTCTACTTGGTGTAGTGATCTTAAGCATAGTACTAATGTATGTTCCGGTTTATGAACTGGTCAATGAAAATGTTCCACTTACACCTCCTGATGGAACAGAAGTAGCCAATACAACATTTACAATTTTTAATAGCGCCATCCTTGCAATTATTAATGGAGCCGTTTGCGCACTGGCTCTTGTTTCAATATTCCTTTACAAGAATCGTAACCTTCAGGTTCGTGCAATTAATCTCGCACTATTACTCACTTGTGGTTTGATCGGATTGCTTTTCTTTTCTGCTGATTCAATGTCTACGACTCTTCAGGCTAAGGTTCATTATTTATATGGGACTTACATTCCTGTGATCTGGGCTATTTTTCTTTTTGCTGCTATAAGATACATCAAGCGTGATGAGGCTTTGGTACGATCTGCTGACCGGTTACGGTAG